The nucleotide sequence TTATGTCGTGTGAGTAGTGTtgcaaggtctatagaacatcaGGTTACCCAATGCCGATTAtcctcctctgagaggcaaggtgggtcagtgacgtagctggttctatgaacaacacgatgcgaggtttaaatattttatatagactgtaccacagtataggctatcttttactctgactgtatcgaaccagtgacgtcaatatgcggggtaataatcgatactacagaggcatagggaatttggtaaccttatgtttttttattttcaggtAAAAAAATTGGAACGATCATTAGTTCTCAAAATCAGATTCTTATGTGTAAAAATTATTGGATGAGAAACTTCCTAAAAGGAACCAAAAGAATTGTGAATTCTGATCATACTTGTTTATtcaataaatcaatttctataaaatttaatttttctcccTCTCCTCAGCAAGATCCTTGAGCTGTTGCAATCTGCGTTACTGTCTCTTTTCCATGACGAACATGCTAGAAGTCTTCAGAACATGGAATGTGGACCTGATGGCCTGCATCTCTTGTAGATCTTTCTTAACTACGGCTTTGCAAGGAAAAATTGAGGTTGCTCttcataaattatataaatttacttttaatgtCTTGTGAGTGGGGTGATAGATTGACACAATTATTGCTAGTGATGAGTCTAAATTggatattttagattttttgcCGCTATCTATGAATGAAAATCCTAAAATGAGATTGTTCAATTACAGTTAGCTATAATTATCTTTAAACCGGAAATGTTTAgaatatttaaagtaaatgtATTGTTGAATGAGTAACTCATGAGTAATCTCGGTATTATTCCAATCGTTATCTAATAAGATTGCGAATTCTCGAAAAGATAATTGTCATCTGAGTAAGGTTGTTCATGTGCGTCAATGGTTTATTTCAAGTCTTTTGTTatgaacaataaaattaatcaaccaACAATGCGGCTATATATTATGAGTGCTTTTGCACTTAAATTATAATGAGTTTATTAGACCTTTAAATAGTACttgacaacaaattttttaagtctataatttaatttattcgtAGAAAAAGATAACCGCAGCGATAGCtaaattgataaagaaaacgtaattgatcaatatttgtttttttgaaataggtTGATTTGAATTATCGTTTCTATTCCGTGAGTCACAACTCGCGAGCGTTAATTGGTTTTAATGcgttatatttttagaaagaGAAACCGGAGTCGTTCGCgagttaaattattaatcgtATAACAATATAATATACTTTTTAGTATTAGGGCGGTCAAATATTTGTTTTCATTACATAAGATAAAGAGGTTATCTCCGGTTTTTAGGGTATCCGCGCTCACTCCAGCATGACATGGAGTGATGTTCAGAGCTCCATGTTTCGCTCAGTGATAAAATGTGCCTCGCGTAGACCGAGTGCGGTTTAAGTTCAAGTGAAAATGTTCACGAAACGCCTCGAAACTAATCAAAAACAACCCAAACAACAATACACTTGGAAAACGTAACTAAGGATGGTCCCAATGCTTTACACCCTTTACGGGTTcgcaattttctttttcatctaCTGGTGCGCCATGTGGTTAATTCATCTCGTTGCTATCTTTTACGGGTAATTTCAGCATTAATAAAcctttaattattacaaatatataaaattaaacaacataacctcaaaaaattaacGCCCttaaacttaacctcaaatattaattttttttttttaattccagtaAATATAGATTGCACCAGAAAGTAGTCCAACTAGATTCAGAAACTCCTTACGCCGGCGtttcaataataaaaccaTTAATGGGAGTAGAcccaaatttattttcaaacttaGAAACATTCTTCACAATGACCTATCCGAAGTATGAGATTCTCTTCTGTTTGGAGGACGACACAGATCCAGCAATAATGCTTGTACGCAGCCTGATGGAGAAATATCCAAAAGTGGATGCAAAATTATACCTAGGCGCGGGTTCCGTGGGAGTTAACCCCAAAATCAACAATATGAACAAGGCCTATGATGCCGTCAGTTATGAGTTTGTGCTTATCTCAGACAGCGGGATTAGAAGTAGGTATCAAaagagatttttatttaagcttttattaataccctaatttttgtttaattctaatcgttaataaatttttttttgtagtgaaagaggatactttgcAAGATATGATGCGTTATATGTCCGAAAATACCGCTTTAGTTCATCAAATGCCATTTACAAGTGATCGGGATGGTTTCGCTGGAACGTTGGAGAAAGTAAGTTTTACTTGGttccaaaaaatggaaaaatgaaaatgaattgGTGTTGTAGATCTACTTTGGGACAGCTCAATCACGCATATACTTAGCAGCTGACTTCATAAACATAAACTGCCACACAGGAATGTCTGCGTTAATCCGTAAATCTGTGCTGGATGAAGATGGCGGCTTGAAAACGTTTGGTTGCTATCTCGCCGAAGATTTCTTCATGGCCAAGGCCTTAAAAGATAAAGGATGGAAAATGCGGATTTGCAGTCAACCAGCTTTGCAAAACTCCGGAATTTGTGATGTCAATAGTTTTCAAGCTCGTCTTACaaggttaattttaaagacaaatttattttaagatattaaccCCCTATATTTTAGATGGGCAAAACTACGTGTTGCAATGCTACCTCTAATAGTAATCATGGAACCACTTTCGGAGTGTATGGTAATAGGGTTAGGTGCCGCATGGGCTGTTAATGTCCTGTTCAAGTGGGACGTCTTAGGATTTTACTTAATCCACATTCTTATGTGGTTCATCTGTGATTGGATATTATTATCAATCGTTCAGGTATGTGTAAGCAATTTCCGTTTTGATATGCTATACTTAGATTATTTGACCTTAATATGATAACCTTTTTATAAAGACGACTTTATTTTCTTGGGTTATCACTTTGAAAATAACTACAGTGACAATGTACTCTTCtattatatagaaaaaaaaataatacagttTTATGTaagtatacagtgtgtcccaagatagatgttacaagaggtataatgacttaaacatttttgaatgttattttaagtatattttcatattttgaaaatcaactcgGCCTTGATAGTGaagaaaactattttgagttcaggtaaagtaagctttttgttcatgatactgcaaaatgtcattaagaaaagttattcagaatgagaaattatggcactatgcaaaatttcaGACAGATCTACCTACATTAATTAAACCACcatattttaaattagatcagagtgaagaaaaaaaaaaacaatgaaaactgccatgaaaaaaaaatgacttaagtcgcaaatattaacaaataaattgtattatccCTCAGTTTTAATTCACATTTCAATTACTGTACAATATTtgttagttaaattaaaatgtgatgGTTCAACCAAAGTAGATAGATCcttctgaaattttgtataggaccataatttctcattttgaacaacttttcttaataacatttttccgtatcatgaacaaaaagatTACTTTACCTAatctaaaaatagttttcgatTCATAGTCAAGGCCGcctttgttttcaaaatatgaaaatgttcTTAAAATTCTCTTCACACCAAACAGCGCTTAATTCCTTAGCCTTaaaatgaatttcgaaaatttttaagtcgttataacatctatcctgggacaccTGTATGTACAGAGTTGGTTAAAACttctatttaataaatattgaattaaaacatgcattcaatgtaaaatatttatttaatccaTTTGAAACAAGAAcacaattttattacacaGGCACTTTTTGACCcctataatataaaaatcaacCCCTATAATACTTTGcatcataactttttaaagCCTCTACTTTTactgtttaaaaatttgatttatgtATAGGGATTCAATACGCAACTTTTTTATCTCTTGACGTTTTCTCCTAAAACTattagtttgatcacaaaaaaataaaataatacacaggctcaagtgaattaattcagattggttattattagtcaaagaaatgaagttatgtcaaattgatctcaggattattttattttttgtggtcaaactaataatttgttagttgtaaaatgtgATAACACTCTGTACAACACTTAATATTTGGGTTCTGAGTTTATGAAGAGGTGATTTAAGTATTCCACTAAGGTTGAAGgttgatttgaataaaaaattaagttaattaagtcGACACGCGTACGCGAATCTATAATTTAAACTATACTATACCAAACGAAGTCc is from Onthophagus taurus isolate NC chromosome 8, IU_Otau_3.0, whole genome shotgun sequence and encodes:
- the LOC111425348 gene encoding ceramide glucosyltransferase, coding for MVPMLYTLYGFAIFFFIYWCAMWLIHLVAIFYGKYRLHQKVVQLDSETPYAGVSIIKPLMGVDPNLFSNLETFFTMTYPKYEILFCLEDDTDPAIMLVRSLMEKYPKVDAKLYLGAGSVGVNPKINNMNKAYDAVSYEFVLISDSGIRMKEDTLQDMMRYMSENTALVHQMPFTSDRDGFAGTLEKIYFGTAQSRIYLAADFININCHTGMSALIRKSVLDEDGGLKTFGCYLAEDFFMAKALKDKGWKMRICSQPALQNSGICDVNSFQARLTRWAKLRVAMLPLIVIMEPLSECMVIGLGAAWAVNVLFKWDVLGFYLIHILMWFICDWILLSIVQNGSLPFNKFDFVVAWLFRECSGPYLFLHAIFDPEIKWRSRIYKLAWGGVAQEIKPRIKF